A genomic window from Gossypium hirsutum isolate 1008001.06 chromosome D12, Gossypium_hirsutum_v2.1, whole genome shotgun sequence includes:
- the LOC107945502 gene encoding FCS-Like Zinc finger 5, whose product MNDTGIVGLGEVDFKQRPRFCIPSPPISFILSLGSSSFLSFPLPISLSLNTSVERKSKIHPLPETYNGMLLGKRTRHPIKRTASMTGITVDVLSNVEDIVQQSFISHDPPGPPNHPFHDFPKPNFAYDQHLLAMVSPRNPGGVGSSGFTTNHVLDSSGPFLRSCCLCKRHLAPGRDIYMYRGDTPFCSLECREQQMKQDERREKWDTVASNKEGRHA is encoded by the exons ATGAATGATACTGGAATAGTTGGTTTAGGTGAGGTGGACTTCAAACAACGGCCCAGATTCTGTATCCCCTCTCCTCCCATCTCCTTTATTTTGTCTCTTGGTTCCTCATCTTTCCTTTCATTTCCACTCCCTATCTCTCTTTCTTTGAATACATCAGTAGAGAGAAAGAGCAAAATTCACCCCCTCCCTGAAACATATAACGGTATGTTGCTTGGTAAACGCACACGCCATCCGATCAAAAGGACCGCAAGCATGACGGGGATCACGGTGGATGTCCTCTCAAACGTTGAGGATATTGTCCAACAATCATTTATATCCCATGATCCTCCCGGCCCTCCAAACCACCCTTTCCATGATTTCCCCAAACCCAACTTCGCTTACGATCAACATCTCTTGGCCATGGTGTCGCCCAGAAACCCCGGTGGTGTTGGAAGTTCAGGTTTTACTACTAACCATGTTCTTGATAGCTCTGGTCCCTTTTTACGCTCTTGTTGCCTCTGTAAACGCCACTTAGCTCCTGGTCgtgacatatatatgtatag GGGGGATACACCGTTTTGTAGTCTAGAGTGCAGGGAACAGCAGATGAAGCAGGacgaaagaagagaaaaatgggACACTGTAGCTTCAAACAAAGAAGGTCGCCATGCATAG